In the genome of Candidatus Pristimantibacillus lignocellulolyticus, the window ACTAGAGCAACGACATATTGTAGAGTCTCCACCTACCGTAGCAGAATTGAAACAATTGCTTGAAATTAGTGGTGTCGAACTGAAGAAGTTTTTCAATACTTCTGGTGATGTATATCGTGAGCAAGGATTGAAAGACAAGCTACCATTGTTAAGTGAAGAAGAAAAACTATCTCTTCTAGCTTCAAACGGTATGCTAATTAAACGACCGATTGTCACAGATGGTCAAAAAGTTACAATTGGTTATAAAGAAGAGCAATATCAAGAAGTTTGGAGCACGAAATAATGGGCAAAGAAGTAACGAGTAGAAAAGCACCATTATTATCACAATTAGGTTCGTCTATTTTTGCAGAAGTAGCTGCCTGGAAGCGTGAGGCAGTAACTCAAGGAATTGATGTCATTGATCTTGGTATTGGTAG includes:
- a CDS encoding arsenate reductase family protein is translated as MTQQLTIYEYPKCGTCRSAVKSLKSLGRELEQRHIVESPPTVAELKQLLEISGVELKKFFNTSGDVYREQGLKDKLPLLSEEEKLSLLASNGMLIKRPIVTDGQKVTIGYKEEQYQEVWSTK